A single region of the Cyanobacteria bacterium FACHB-DQ100 genome encodes:
- a CDS encoding acyl carrier protein: MQANVSVSTQASPTADVIQGWIVDFVAKVLDIEPAQVDTKAAFDQYGLDSATAISLICYLEDQLGHELNPTLLYDLPSIEVLAQRLAAN; the protein is encoded by the coding sequence ATGCAAGCTAATGTTTCTGTTTCTACTCAAGCATCTCCTACAGCAGATGTTATTCAAGGCTGGATTGTCGATTTCGTTGCAAAAGTGTTGGACATTGAACCTGCTCAAGTTGATACGAAAGCTGCTTTTGATCAATACGGTTTAGATTCAGCAACCGCAATTAGTTTGATTTGCTATTTGGAAGACCAATTGGGACATGAACTGAATCCTACCCTCCTGTATGATCTTCCGTCGATCGAAGTTTTGGCTCAACGTCTTGCTGCGAATTAG
- a CDS encoding fatty acyl-AMP ligase yields the protein MMTEPSTFVDLLQERAACYPDRIGYRFLNESGVEQSSLTYLKLHQQATTIAAALQSQGANQARVLLLYPPGLDFIAAFFGCLYAGAIAVPAYPPRPNRSLSRLQAIVENAQPKFALTNQQVLSIVKPQLNNLPDLHDLQWIATDGLSEISRSEWRMPEISKESIAFLQYTSGSTAAPKGVMVTQGNLLHNSSLIHQAFGHSSESCGVIWLPSYHDMGLIGGILQPMYANFPVVLMSPTTFLYRPFYWLQAISRYQATTSGGPNFAYDLCVQRVTEEQRASLDLSSWEVAFSGAEPVRAETIEQFSNFFAPCGFRREAFYPCYGMAETTLIVSGGNKATVPKMQSVDQDALSQNQIILAPAGETKTQTLVSCGQPLSDLNVIVVNPDTQVRCLPNEIGEIWVSGASVAKGYWNNVGATIAYFRGSLFESEDFFLRTGDLGFMQDGELYITGRLKDLIIIRGRNYYPQDIETTMQQSHPACKGGSGAVFTIEHHGETRLIAVQEVNRQHFRNLNIEEVTGQIRQAVLREHELQIHTVTLIKPSSIPRTSSGKIRRFACRERFLAQKLEVVLAQNQIPAPV from the coding sequence TTATCCCGATCGCATTGGCTACCGTTTTCTCAATGAGTCTGGAGTTGAGCAGTCCAGCTTGACTTACCTGAAACTGCATCAGCAAGCAACAACGATCGCTGCTGCATTGCAAAGTCAGGGCGCTAATCAAGCGCGGGTGCTTCTACTCTATCCACCTGGACTCGACTTTATCGCTGCCTTCTTCGGTTGTTTGTACGCAGGAGCGATCGCGGTTCCTGCCTACCCACCTCGTCCGAATCGATCACTCAGTCGCCTGCAAGCCATTGTTGAGAATGCCCAACCTAAGTTTGCGTTAACGAATCAGCAGGTGTTGTCGATTGTAAAACCGCAATTGAACAATCTGCCAGACCTACACGATCTGCAATGGATTGCCACCGACGGACTCTCTGAAATCTCGCGGTCTGAATGGCGAATGCCGGAAATTAGCAAAGAGTCGATCGCGTTTCTGCAATATACCTCTGGCTCAACAGCAGCTCCTAAGGGCGTGATGGTTACTCAGGGTAATCTGTTGCACAACTCATCTCTGATTCATCAGGCATTTGGGCATTCATCTGAGAGCTGTGGTGTAATCTGGTTGCCGTCCTACCACGATATGGGATTGATTGGAGGCATTCTCCAACCGATGTATGCCAATTTCCCTGTCGTGCTGATGTCTCCAACTACCTTTTTGTACAGACCGTTTTACTGGCTTCAGGCAATTTCTCGGTATCAAGCAACCACCAGTGGTGGACCCAACTTTGCCTATGACCTTTGTGTGCAGCGTGTGACCGAAGAACAGCGTGCTAGCCTTGACCTCAGCAGTTGGGAAGTGGCATTTAGTGGCGCAGAACCCGTGCGGGCAGAAACGATCGAGCAGTTCTCTAATTTCTTCGCGCCTTGTGGATTCCGCCGAGAAGCTTTCTATCCCTGCTATGGTATGGCAGAAACAACGCTGATTGTTTCGGGAGGCAATAAGGCAACTGTTCCTAAGATGCAATCTGTTGATCAGGATGCTCTGAGTCAAAATCAAATCATTCTTGCTCCTGCTGGAGAAACAAAAACTCAAACTTTAGTAAGCTGTGGTCAACCTCTGTCTGACCTTAACGTCATTGTCGTGAATCCTGATACGCAAGTGCGCTGCCTACCGAATGAAATTGGTGAGATTTGGGTTTCTGGTGCCAGTGTTGCTAAGGGATACTGGAACAATGTTGGAGCAACGATTGCTTACTTTCGCGGTTCCCTCTTTGAAAGTGAAGATTTCTTCTTGCGTACAGGTGATTTAGGGTTTATGCAAGACGGAGAACTCTATATCACTGGACGGTTGAAAGACTTGATTATTATTCGAGGGCGCAACTACTATCCCCAAGATATTGAAACAACGATGCAGCAGAGTCATCCAGCTTGTAAGGGGGGTAGCGGGGCAGTCTTTACGATCGAGCATCACGGTGAGACACGCTTAATCGCTGTGCAGGAAGTGAATCGCCAGCATTTCCGCAATCTCAATATCGAGGAAGTGACGGGTCAGATTCGGCAGGCAGTCCTACGAGAGCATGAATTACAGATTCACACCGTCACGCTGATTAAACCGAGCAGTATTCCCAGAACTTCCAGTGGTAAGATTCGTCGCTTCGCCTGCCGGGAACGTTTTCTCGCACAGAAGCTAGAAGTTGTGCTCGCCCAAAATCAAATCCCTGCTCCCGTTTAG
- a CDS encoding SGNH/GDSL hydrolase family protein, translating to MPSLIDHFYIFGDSLSDSGSLFEINGRTYPADPPYFQGRFSNGRVWVEYLAEQFGIAPEHITNYARGGATASRVSMLAPNLGVQLQSFLQSHVQINSSALYIFWIGANDYFQGETNPVLPVEALTRAIAEVARLGGRRILVANLPDLGQLPATRIRDNAEALSALSKAHNLNLCRALERIQEELPAARIILLDACNLYQRVMTNSLPFGLTNTQHAYLSGQFNHQSPEHFLFWDGIHITTAAHKLIAETAFNILVQPEAETAQLNSNAYLYL from the coding sequence ATGCCTAGCCTAATCGACCACTTCTATATTTTTGGGGACAGTCTTTCAGATAGTGGCAGTCTGTTTGAGATAAACGGTAGAACCTATCCGGCAGATCCCCCCTATTTTCAAGGACGGTTTTCTAATGGTCGCGTCTGGGTGGAATATCTGGCAGAGCAGTTCGGCATTGCTCCAGAACATATCACTAACTATGCGCGAGGTGGAGCAACCGCAAGCCGGGTCAGTATGCTCGCTCCCAATCTTGGGGTGCAGTTGCAGTCGTTTCTCCAGTCCCATGTCCAGATAAACTCATCTGCGCTTTATATCTTCTGGATTGGTGCAAATGATTATTTTCAGGGAGAAACGAACCCAGTCCTACCCGTAGAGGCGTTGACCAGGGCGATCGCTGAAGTGGCAAGATTGGGAGGTAGAAGAATCCTGGTGGCAAACCTGCCGGATTTGGGACAACTTCCCGCCACACGCATTCGTGATAATGCTGAAGCTCTCAGTGCATTGTCCAAGGCACACAATCTCAATCTATGTCGCGCTTTGGAGCGAATTCAGGAGGAATTACCTGCTGCCCGAATTATTTTACTGGATGCCTGTAACCTCTATCAGCGCGTTATGACCAATTCCCTCCCGTTTGGCTTGACGAATACTCAGCACGCTTATCTCAGCGGTCAGTTTAATCATCAATCCCCAGAGCATTTTCTATTCTGGGATGGCATTCACATTACCACTGCTGCTCATAAACTTATTGCAGAAACGGCGTTCAATATCTTGGTGCAACCAGAAGCCGAAACCGCTCAGTTAAATTCCAATGCCTATCTATATCTTTAG
- a CDS encoding fatty acid desaturase — protein MYTASNFSSSGATSSEADSTNHHTDADYIRVIRPLLPKEAFQRKPSSVLYFLFWLALVVASIFLARSTTNPVLLVFVSLLYAHSTAGLTLFAHNLSHGAVLPQGLLKDCLEVPSWGLSLIPRTMWIHVHNQTHHPYTGTLKDPDRPWLDFEETWLRKVYSLVFYPQGFKRFPWLFNPIQMIHFVSYISRNIIGVFWTEKSTYHFVPYQKPYTQKERLAVIGELGIITALQALLFVSLGCDFRRYFFIGILPPLFASSFLMVYIKTNHFLNPVTLENDSLTATTSVIVHPIFNLLHSNFSYHIEHHLFPSMHSDYYPLVSQLLKQHFPEQYNQIPIGEAWKQLCKRSTFATLTSLQK, from the coding sequence ATGTATACAGCTTCAAATTTCTCATCGTCTGGAGCAACTTCTTCTGAAGCTGACTCTACCAATCACCATACGGATGCTGACTATATTCGAGTGATCCGTCCCTTGCTTCCAAAAGAGGCATTTCAACGCAAGCCAAGTTCTGTTCTCTACTTTTTATTTTGGCTTGCTCTTGTTGTGGCTAGTATTTTTCTTGCCCGCTCGACTACAAACCCAGTCTTGCTCGTCTTCGTTTCCTTGCTCTATGCTCACAGTACAGCCGGATTAACCCTCTTTGCTCATAATTTAAGCCACGGTGCCGTATTGCCCCAGGGATTATTGAAAGATTGCTTAGAAGTGCCCTCATGGGGCTTGAGTCTTATTCCAAGAACAATGTGGATTCATGTTCATAACCAGACGCACCACCCCTATACAGGCACATTGAAAGACCCCGATCGTCCCTGGTTAGATTTTGAGGAAACTTGGTTGCGAAAAGTTTACAGCTTGGTTTTTTATCCTCAAGGATTCAAGCGGTTTCCCTGGCTGTTTAATCCCATTCAGATGATCCACTTCGTTAGCTATATCAGCCGCAACATCATTGGAGTTTTCTGGACAGAGAAGAGTACCTATCATTTTGTTCCCTATCAAAAGCCCTACACGCAGAAGGAGCGGCTTGCAGTCATTGGAGAACTTGGAATTATTACTGCGCTGCAAGCATTACTCTTTGTAAGCCTAGGCTGTGATTTCAGGAGGTATTTCTTTATTGGTATTTTGCCTCCGCTATTCGCATCTTCTTTTCTCATGGTTTACATTAAAACCAATCATTTTCTCAATCCAGTTACACTAGAAAATGATTCCTTGACCGCCACAACGTCTGTTATCGTTCATCCAATCTTTAATCTGCTGCACAGCAATTTTTCTTATCACATAGAGCATCATCTATTCCCATCAATGCACTCGGATTATTATCCTCTGGTGAGCCAACTGCTGAAGCAGCATTTCCCCGAACAGTACAATCAGATCCCCATTGGAGAAGCTTGGAAACAGCTCTGCAAGCGATCGACCTTTGCCACTCTAACAAGTTTACAGAAATAG
- a CDS encoding lipocalin-like domain-containing protein, giving the protein MSNQIVGTWKLVSCETRTTDGRVFQPLGSDPAGYIVYTENGFVSVAIMKANRQRFLAGDIAGGTPEEKIAAADSYISYCGSYKLEDNKVIHHVDVSFFPNWVGIDQVRFVDLDGDRLTLSTPQMVVYGIEQVGYLIWERVETFQPQAPVYAAATAS; this is encoded by the coding sequence ATGTCTAATCAAATCGTTGGAACCTGGAAACTGGTAAGCTGCGAAACTCGAACCACTGACGGTCGTGTGTTTCAACCCTTGGGATCTGATCCCGCAGGTTATATCGTCTACACCGAAAATGGCTTTGTGTCGGTAGCAATTATGAAGGCAAACCGCCAACGATTCCTAGCGGGAGATATTGCCGGAGGCACGCCGGAAGAAAAAATTGCAGCAGCAGATTCCTATATTTCCTACTGCGGCAGCTACAAGCTGGAAGATAACAAAGTGATTCACCACGTTGATGTCAGTTTCTTCCCGAACTGGGTTGGCATTGATCAGGTTCGCTTTGTTGATCTGGATGGCGATCGTCTTACCCTCAGCACACCTCAAATGGTGGTTTATGGCATTGAGCAAGTAGGCTATCTGATTTGGGAACGGGTAGAAACCTTCCAGCCCCAAGCTCCAGTTTATGCAGCCGCGACTGCTTCATGA
- a CDS encoding SDR family oxidoreductase — MIHQPFHSVRPSGRSFQNQVVIITGASSGIGEELAYQLAVQQARLVLASPETEKLEAVASRCRERGGEALAVPADVSDRHQCQQLIQQTIVTYGCIDTLINNAGITMYSTVEEIEDIHLLEHLMQVNYLGSAYCTYYALPFLKQTGGRVAAVASVAALNGVPTRSGYVASKHAMMGFFDSLRIELMNSGVSVTVLFPDIVATGMHSHVIGADGQPHDISHTVNYQKAMTTQVCVAQMLRAIASRKRQLMMSNRAQFGRWVKLLIPALTDRIAKRAVTATAAQNQELKKQCLA, encoded by the coding sequence ATGATTCACCAACCTTTTCATTCCGTTCGTCCTTCTGGTCGATCGTTTCAAAATCAGGTTGTGATTATTACCGGAGCCTCATCCGGCATTGGCGAAGAACTGGCTTACCAGCTTGCAGTTCAGCAGGCTCGACTCGTGCTGGCTTCCCCGGAAACTGAAAAGCTAGAAGCAGTCGCGTCCCGGTGTCGAGAGCGTGGCGGTGAGGCACTGGCTGTTCCGGCCGATGTCAGCGATCGCCATCAGTGTCAACAGTTAATTCAGCAAACGATCGTCACCTACGGTTGCATTGACACTTTAATCAACAATGCGGGCATCACGATGTATTCCACTGTCGAGGAGATTGAAGATATTCATCTGCTGGAACACTTGATGCAGGTTAACTATCTGGGTAGTGCTTACTGTACCTACTACGCCTTACCCTTTCTTAAACAGACGGGTGGACGAGTTGCCGCAGTTGCCAGTGTCGCTGCTCTGAATGGGGTTCCAACCCGCAGCGGCTATGTTGCCAGCAAACATGCCATGATGGGATTCTTTGATTCCCTGCGAATTGAACTGATGAATTCAGGAGTGAGCGTCACTGTTTTGTTTCCTGATATTGTAGCGACGGGAATGCATAGTCATGTGATTGGGGCAGATGGTCAGCCTCACGATATCAGCCATACCGTGAACTATCAGAAGGCAATGACAACCCAGGTCTGTGTCGCGCAGATGCTCCGAGCGATCGCCTCCCGTAAACGGCAACTCATGATGTCCAACCGTGCCCAATTTGGGCGATGGGTTAAGCTTCTCATCCCAGCGTTAACTGATCGGATTGCCAAACGAGCCGTTACTGCCACCGCAGCCCAGAACCAGGAGCTCAAGAAACAATGCCTAGCCTAA
- a CDS encoding class I SAM-dependent methyltransferase, giving the protein MNAATSTLSTSTGASAAAIQHHYDVGNDFYQLWLDPTMVYSCALWEENEPTTNLEKAQIRKIDYHIEQARAQGKKRVLDIGCGWGGILKRLVNEHGVQQAIGLTLSEAQADWVRALNHPQIEVNLEGWQNYEPTAPFDAIISVGAFEHFVKPELSSAEKIEVYRSFFQRCHGWLNPGGSMSLQTIAYGKRKPEEVQKLPGAKFANEEIFPESDSPRLAEIAEAAEGIFEIVTVRNDRLDYVKTLEVWLKNLRAHRAEVVQAAGEVVFQRYERYLYLALLGFLTGDLLLLRLTLRRIG; this is encoded by the coding sequence ATGAACGCTGCAACTTCTACACTGTCAACCTCTACCGGAGCTTCTGCTGCTGCAATCCAGCATCACTACGATGTCGGCAATGATTTTTATCAACTCTGGCTTGACCCTACGATGGTTTATTCCTGTGCGCTTTGGGAAGAAAACGAACCAACCACCAATCTGGAGAAAGCACAGATTCGCAAAATTGATTACCACATCGAACAGGCAAGAGCGCAAGGGAAAAAGCGGGTGTTAGATATCGGCTGCGGCTGGGGCGGCATCCTCAAGCGATTGGTCAACGAACATGGTGTTCAACAGGCGATCGGGCTGACCCTAAGTGAAGCACAGGCAGACTGGGTGCGGGCACTGAATCATCCTCAAATCGAGGTGAATTTGGAAGGATGGCAGAACTATGAGCCGACTGCTCCGTTTGATGCCATTATATCGGTTGGCGCGTTTGAGCATTTTGTGAAGCCAGAGCTATCTAGTGCAGAAAAGATTGAGGTTTATCGATCGTTCTTTCAACGCTGCCATGGATGGCTGAATCCCGGTGGTTCGATGTCGCTGCAAACAATTGCTTACGGAAAGCGCAAACCGGAAGAAGTGCAGAAGCTACCGGGTGCAAAGTTCGCCAACGAAGAAATCTTTCCTGAATCGGACTCACCCCGCTTGGCAGAGATTGCAGAAGCCGCAGAAGGCATTTTTGAAATCGTCACGGTGAGAAACGATCGCCTGGATTATGTAAAAACGCTGGAAGTTTGGCTGAAGAATCTGAGAGCACATCGCGCCGAGGTAGTTCAGGCGGCTGGAGAGGTGGTGTTTCAGCGCTACGAACGTTACCTCTATCTGGCACTGCTTGGGTTCCTAACTGGTGATCTGCTGCTGCTGCGTCTCACTCTGCGGCGCATTGGGTAA
- a CDS encoding acyl-CoA desaturase, giving the protein MQATVSPDSEKSPLKKRLISNSYIKLMQKRHFLICDVVPLIGCMIAIALLWHESLTLIDSIVFLGMCFLTSTGITVGYHRLFTHRSFNAHPVIRQLLVILGSMSAQGPVLSWVANHRHHHRFSDQPEDTHSPHTAPNKLLGLWYSHLFWKWEYEYPNPVYYAPELLRDQAILKVSRWYYSWIVLGLVFPAIVTGIVTQSWMGVWHGFWLGGVIRLYFAQHTTWCINSVCHLWGQRPFQTSDRSVNNIWLALPTAGESWHNNHHAFQNSAKFGLDWWQIDLGYWVIRLLEMTGLAWDVTVPTEAMIQAKKI; this is encoded by the coding sequence ATGCAAGCTACAGTTTCTCCCGATTCAGAGAAGTCGCCCCTTAAGAAGAGACTGATCAGTAACAGCTACATCAAACTGATGCAGAAACGCCATTTCTTAATCTGTGATGTCGTGCCTCTGATTGGATGTATGATCGCGATCGCTCTACTGTGGCATGAATCGCTGACTCTGATTGACAGCATCGTTTTTCTTGGAATGTGTTTTCTGACCAGCACAGGTATCACCGTTGGTTATCATCGGCTCTTTACCCACCGTAGCTTCAACGCTCATCCCGTCATTCGTCAGCTATTAGTTATTCTGGGTTCGATGAGTGCTCAAGGCCCAGTTCTGTCCTGGGTTGCAAACCATCGTCACCATCACCGCTTCAGCGACCAACCTGAAGATACCCATTCTCCCCATACTGCGCCTAATAAGTTACTGGGGTTGTGGTATTCCCATCTGTTCTGGAAATGGGAGTACGAATATCCAAATCCTGTCTACTATGCACCGGAACTCTTGCGAGATCAGGCAATTCTGAAAGTAAGCCGCTGGTACTACAGCTGGATTGTTTTAGGGCTGGTGTTTCCTGCGATCGTCACTGGAATAGTTACGCAAAGTTGGATGGGTGTCTGGCACGGTTTCTGGTTAGGGGGTGTGATTCGTCTCTACTTCGCCCAACATACGACCTGGTGCATTAACTCAGTTTGTCATCTATGGGGGCAGCGTCCTTTTCAAACCAGCGATCGCAGCGTGAATAACATTTGGTTAGCGTTACCAACCGCTGGGGAATCCTGGCATAACAACCACCACGCTTTCCAGAACTCCGCAAAGTTTGGACTTGACTGGTGGCAGATTGATCTCGGTTACTGGGTAATTCGGCTACTGGAAATGACTGGACTGGCATGGGATGTGACTGTTCCCACAGAAGCCATGATTCAAGCCAAAAAGATTTGA
- a CDS encoding NAD(P)-binding domain-containing protein: protein MTLDRVCIIGAGSSGIATAKILHQKGIPFDCFEKGSGVGGNWRYLNDNGMSSAYKSLHINSSKRNMEYSDFPMPDDYPDYARHSQILNYFEAYVDHFGFRHKITFKTEVVRVEPLSDGTYNVTTRNDAGERTESYKAVIVANGHHWHPKYPNFPGEFSGTVMHSHHYKTPDGMADKNILVVGIGNSACDIACETARIANQTFLSTRRSAYILPKYMLGRPLDSYLTPFFFAMPLWMRRIYGQILLFLSRGSQAELGVPVPKHPFLSEHPTITSDLLNMVGYGRVKMKPNVKELSGDRVRFEDGTEEAIDVIVYGTGYQISFPFFDKNFINPENNHLPLYKRVIHPNYPNLYFIGLFQPIGAIMPIAEWQSKWVADILAGEVVLPSPVEIKREMEIEEKRVKQQYVDSPRHTMQVDWHPYVNQIKREMKRKAKKQPRSRVVSQTGHETVSEHLV, encoded by the coding sequence ATGACTCTCGATCGCGTTTGTATTATTGGTGCAGGTTCCTCTGGAATTGCTACAGCCAAGATTTTGCATCAAAAAGGAATTCCCTTCGACTGCTTTGAAAAAGGTTCGGGGGTGGGTGGCAACTGGCGTTACCTGAATGATAACGGGATGTCTTCCGCCTATAAATCGCTTCATATCAACTCCTCGAAGCGGAATATGGAGTATTCAGACTTTCCGATGCCAGATGACTATCCCGATTATGCGAGACACAGCCAAATTCTCAATTACTTCGAGGCTTATGTTGATCACTTCGGATTCCGCCACAAAATTACCTTTAAAACTGAGGTAGTTCGAGTTGAACCGCTCAGCGATGGCACCTATAACGTTACAACCCGGAATGATGCAGGTGAACGAACTGAATCCTATAAAGCTGTGATTGTGGCGAACGGACATCACTGGCATCCCAAGTATCCTAACTTCCCTGGCGAGTTTTCCGGTACGGTGATGCACTCCCACCATTACAAAACGCCGGATGGTATGGCAGATAAAAACATTCTGGTGGTCGGGATTGGAAATTCTGCTTGTGATATTGCCTGTGAAACCGCTCGAATTGCCAATCAGACTTTTCTATCAACTCGGCGCAGTGCTTACATCCTACCGAAGTATATGCTAGGTCGCCCGCTAGACAGCTATCTGACCCCCTTCTTCTTTGCAATGCCCCTGTGGATGCGCCGAATTTATGGACAAATACTGCTCTTCCTCTCGCGAGGTTCCCAGGCTGAATTGGGTGTCCCTGTTCCCAAACACCCGTTCCTCAGCGAGCATCCCACGATCACATCGGATCTATTAAACATGGTGGGCTATGGCAGAGTCAAAATGAAGCCCAATGTCAAAGAACTATCAGGCGATCGCGTTCGGTTTGAAGATGGCACAGAAGAAGCGATCGATGTGATTGTGTACGGTACAGGCTACCAGATTTCTTTCCCCTTCTTTGACAAGAACTTTATCAATCCAGAGAACAATCATCTGCCACTCTACAAGCGGGTCATTCATCCCAACTATCCCAATCTCTACTTCATCGGACTATTTCAACCGATTGGAGCAATTATGCCGATCGCAGAATGGCAGTCTAAATGGGTTGCTGACATTTTGGCAGGCGAGGTTGTATTGCCTAGTCCGGTGGAAATTAAACGGGAAATGGAGATCGAAGAAAAGCGCGTCAAGCAGCAATATGTAGACTCCCCACGCCATACGATGCAAGTGGATTGGCATCCCTATGTTAATCAGATCAAGCGAGAAATGAAACGCAAGGCTAAAAAACAGCCGCGATCGCGTGTTGTATCCCAGACGGGTCATGAAACTGTATCTGAGCATCTTGTTTAA
- a CDS encoding DUF4070 domain-containing protein — protein MKVLLVYPLFPKSFWSFEKALELVGKKALMPPLGLITVAAILPQDWNFKLVDCNVRPVSEAEWEWADLVIISAMIVQKEDFCRQIHLAKQHGKSVAVGGPYPTALPQEAKAMGADYLVLDEGEITLPMFVEALQQGALKGTFRATEKPDITQTPIPRFDLLELSAYDSMAVQFSRGCPFQCEFCDIIVLYGRKPRTKMPSQLILELEALHKLGWRGRVFMVDDNFIGNKRNVKLLLLELKVWMAEHGYPFKFFTEASVNLAEDQELMDLMVACNFYAVFLGIETPDEESLNLTKKHQNTRNSLYDSVTAIIKSGLMVMSGFIIGFDGEETGAGNRIVQFVEETSIPIAFFSMLQALPDTALWHRLEKEERLRLQSGDVNQTTLMNFVPTRPIEEIAQEYIDSFWKLYDPAKFLDRAYRHYLMMAEPNHKSSAPKMQWLEVKALFKILWRQGVVSQTRRLFWRNFFGIMRHKRSRLAEFIAVCARLEHFLDYREIVCREISQQLEEFKANEARIAQEKDTVPQIDAMPQTVELIA, from the coding sequence ATGAAAGTACTGCTGGTATATCCGCTCTTTCCGAAAAGTTTCTGGTCGTTTGAAAAAGCCCTGGAGTTAGTGGGCAAAAAAGCTCTCATGCCCCCGCTTGGACTAATTACGGTTGCCGCCATTCTTCCCCAGGACTGGAACTTTAAGCTGGTGGATTGTAACGTGCGTCCAGTATCGGAGGCGGAGTGGGAGTGGGCGGATCTGGTGATTATTTCTGCCATGATTGTGCAGAAGGAGGATTTTTGCCGTCAGATTCATCTCGCAAAGCAGCATGGGAAATCTGTAGCAGTTGGTGGACCCTATCCCACGGCTCTTCCACAGGAAGCGAAGGCAATGGGCGCAGATTACCTGGTTCTGGATGAGGGAGAAATTACCCTTCCCATGTTTGTGGAGGCACTGCAACAGGGCGCGCTTAAAGGAACATTTCGGGCAACAGAAAAGCCTGATATCACCCAAACCCCCATTCCTCGCTTCGACCTGTTGGAGCTTTCAGCCTACGATTCGATGGCGGTTCAGTTCTCACGGGGCTGTCCCTTCCAGTGCGAATTTTGCGACATTATTGTGCTGTATGGACGCAAACCTCGCACCAAAATGCCGTCGCAACTGATCCTAGAACTGGAAGCCCTTCATAAGCTGGGCTGGCGGGGTCGCGTGTTTATGGTGGACGATAACTTTATTGGCAACAAGCGCAATGTCAAACTGCTATTGCTGGAGCTGAAAGTGTGGATGGCAGAACATGGCTATCCCTTCAAGTTCTTCACCGAAGCATCAGTCAACCTGGCAGAAGATCAGGAGCTAATGGATCTGATGGTTGCCTGCAATTTCTATGCCGTGTTCCTGGGAATTGAGACTCCCGATGAGGAAAGTCTGAATCTGACGAAAAAGCATCAAAATACTCGTAATTCGCTCTACGACTCTGTGACTGCCATTATCAAATCTGGGCTAATGGTCATGTCTGGATTCATCATCGGCTTTGATGGAGAAGAAACGGGAGCGGGCAATCGCATCGTTCAATTTGTGGAGGAAACCAGTATTCCGATCGCCTTTTTCAGTATGTTGCAGGCACTTCCCGACACCGCCCTCTGGCATCGCCTGGAAAAAGAAGAACGGTTGCGGCTGCAATCTGGCGACGTGAACCAGACCACGCTAATGAACTTTGTTCCCACTCGCCCCATCGAGGAAATTGCTCAGGAATATATTGACTCCTTCTGGAAACTCTATGATCCTGCTAAGTTTCTCGATCGGGCATATCGCCACTACTTGATGATGGCAGAGCCAAATCACAAATCCAGCGCACCGAAAATGCAGTGGCTAGAAGTCAAGGCTTTGTTTAAGATCCTCTGGCGACAAGGTGTCGTTAGCCAAACACGCAGGCTATTCTGGAGAAACTTCTTCGGCATTATGCGTCACAAGCGTAGCCGTCTGGCAGAATTTATTGCGGTTTGTGCCCGGCTTGAACACTTTCTGGACTACCGCGAAATTGTTTGCCGTGAGATTAGCCAGCAGCTAGAGGAATTTAAAGCCAACGAAGCCAGAATTGCCCAGGAAAAGGACACTGTACCCCAAATAGACGCTATGCCCCAGACTGTTGAGCTGATTGCTTAG